The DNA region GATCggtgagaaaatgaaaagagacaAGAAAGAAGCCAAAGACTCAATTGCGGGAAGGGTCTCCAAGcgggtgaagaagaaggatgctTCTGGCGGAAGCGCCTCTGTGGGACCTCACTCGCCTTCTTCATTGAAGATCCAAGAGGTCGTTAACCTCATGGTTCAAGCTTACGGTCAAAAGGAGTTGGCCAGGGTTTGTTCCTCCGACGAAACCCCTGAAACCGCCCCGGAGGGTTGGTTTTGCATTCATGAGAAATATATCTCTAAATGCCACCTCCGGTTTCCGCTTCCAGACCTTTTGTTAGATCTTCTTGACCATTACCAGTTGGCCCTCTCTCAGCTCTGTCCCTCTGTTATCCGGGTGATAAATGGTTTCATCACCAGGGCTAAGGAAGAAGGGGTCGCTGTTGGACTTAGTGAATTGATGAGTCTTTATACGATCAAGGAGAGCTCTAGTAAGGATGGTGGcagcggtacctactaccttCCTTGTCGTCCTAGGCTCGGTCTTTTTAAGTCCTCCGGTAGTGATGATGATTGgaggaaaaaatatttctacGTCAAGATTGACCCCACAACAGTTCCTGTGGGTCGTGCTCTCTCGGTTATTTGGTCCGATATATCTGGTTAGGATTTTTAGGAACGTGCTTTGCTTATATCAGATTATTGTTGTTTGCTGAACTCTTGGTTTCTTGTGCAGATATCGAGGATCCTCCTAAGCTTACTGATAAGCTGTCTAGAGCTCTTTTTCGGAAGCTATATCAAAGTCCCAATACTTGGGCATCTTTTACCATCTCTCGCATCGGATCTGCTAGGTTCCCGGAGCAATACAACGCCAGGTTCCTGACCCAATTCCAGCTGAAGATTTAGAAGGTATTTTTCGGATTTCGCTTATCTATTTTTCATTTCTAGATTTGCTTTTGGAGATAACTAAAAAGCTTTCCTTTGTTTAGTTTCTGAAGGTCCTTTCGTGGTAGATCTTTCGACTGGAGCTAGTACTTCCGAAACCGAAAAGACTCAAGCTCCCAAGATGAGGCCTTCTTTCCGTTCCAGGAGCAAACCTGCTGCAGCTGCCAGTGCTTCGTGAGGCAGCGACAAGACCCAAGGAGGAGCCTTCCTTAGCTCGCTGAAGGAGGTCCTTGACGATGGATCCTCTGTTCCTGTTAGGGATGTTAACCCAGTTGAAACCAGAGCTCAAGATGTTGTTCCTCGTCCTGAGATCCCGCCAGTTGATGTTAACCCTCAAGCTGCTAGAGATCCCTCTGAGGTCGAACCTCCGAGAAACAAGAGGTCTCGGACTGATTTGGGAGATAGGCCCGCCAGgtcttcctcctcgtcttcgCGGGGAGGGACCGTCGGCTGGAACTTTACCCATTCTAAACCGGAATCGATCTTGGATGACCCTTGGGGTTTGGCAACCatcatgaggcatatgaagatgGTTGGATGCTCTATGCCTTCAATCAATGGTCTGACCAACAAGGAAGAATACGTTGAGATAGCTCACCACATGGGTCAGGTACGTAGTCTTGTTTTTTCTTGGTTTGCCTCTAAGTTGACATTTTctgaattttagttttttttttctttttcagttagCTGGAGCCATCAACAGAGCTCAGCTGAGGTTCGAGGAGACCGTGAATGGTGCTCCCAGTGCTGGGGATTTAGCTCAGGCTACTGAGTTATTCAAGACTACCAAGATGGAGCTCGACCTAGCTCGTGCTCGAGTTTCTGAGCTTGAAGCTGAGGTCGGGAGGCTCGGTTTGAAGGCTGACACTCAGCAGGGGAAGCTCGAAAGTCAGGCTATCGATATTCGGGTGAAGAACAGGAAGATCAACGAGTTAGAGGCTGCTTGCAGGGTAGCTAAGCATCAGGTTCAAGAGATGATCGCCTCATCTCACCTTAGTCAAAGGAACAAAGAAGCTGAAGTTAAGCTAGCTGTTAGGAAAGGtaagaaggaggtagctgatgcCTACAACAAGATCCTGACCTCTGTGAAGGAGaagtttgtcaagaagaaggatgagacCGACGCCCTGATCTATGTTCAGGAGCTTCAGGCGAACACCGAACTTCTGAAGGATTTATTGTCTAAGGAGATTGAGAATGCTGAAGAGGAGTATCACCGTTTGATGGTTTTGATCCCGGAGGCTGCTGCTGCGTATGAGAAGGCTCAAGTTTCTGATTTCTCAGTCAGCAAGCTCCCCATTCCACAATTCtccgagagctcaggtacttttgagatCAATATGTTTAATCCGGCGTTTTCTGGAGAATATGGTTCTAACTTGGGTTCGGTATCTCCTGATCTAGTCCCAGTTGAGACGACCCCGGGAGGTGTCGACCAGGATGCTGAAGTGGAGGCTTCTGCCAAGGAGGGTGATCCTATCGAGAAGGATaaggatgatgaagctgatccTGGATCCAAGGAAGGTTAAGAGCCGATGCTCTTTATGTTCCAAAACTTCTGCCCAATGGGCTTCtgtctcttttgtttttaaaacttatggcctgaggaggcttttaaacctttgttttcGTTAAGGTCTTTTTTGAACCTTTGTtggcctgaggaggcctttaaaccttttatctatcaagacttggttttcagttttgttcCAAGTCTTTCGATTTGACTTAGTCAAATTTGGTTAAGAATTTTGATAGGGAATGCTTCTGTTACTAATTAAGAGGTTTAATGAGTCCTCCGAATTAGATTTCTGATTTCGTGATAAGTCTTGGAGACTTGGATCATTTTTGGCCGCTTAAGAGGGGTTCTTGAAGTATCGAGATTAGCtcaaggtttttaggaacctgagtttAACTCGGgtaccttaggtgggggtttttgggaacctgaatttgtttacgggattttaagacccattggaacttacttaggattttaagacctttcggAATTTgataagggttttaagacctttcgaAATTTgataagggttttaagacctttgtattttgttGAAGATTTCGAGATTCTAGGTTTAGGTCCGAGGTGACCTGtctttgttcgaaggattttaagaccttgatggtttctaaggattttaagaccttaggttgaGGTCAATGGAGACCTGACTTTGTTtaaaggattttaagaccttggtaGTTTCTAAGGATTTTGAGACCTTAGGTTTAGGCTTATCAAGCTTGGCTtcgttcgaaggattttaagaccttagctTCTGTTGTGATATAGAAtagacctctcctaagagcctcgatggcgactagatCGTTCGGATTCGAGAGCATAGTTCTTATTGCCcggaatttctcgatgtagactcgtagtgagtcccccattccttgtctgaccttccaaaggtcggcctcagaggcttgcttcaggatatgagtcgagtactgcttcatgaaggcactagttaactgatcgaaactatctatcgaTGCTGGTttgagaccagagaaccactcaagggctgttccgaccaagttttcggcgaatgtcctgcagtaacctgcttcacattcttcctgtgtaaaatgggctttcacgatagccaatcggaaagctctcaaataggcctttgggtcagaggtcccatcatactcgggaattctgatttttcgggtatctcttatgtaggagctggaaattctgtcagtgaatggagttccacgggtttcttcgatcaagctatcgatttcgggagctgagctcgtagctttatggacttgagctcccaatttttggagagctgcgtgagtttgttccatatatctacggatagcttcaggtccttctgAGGGAAGGACATTTAGGTCGTTATTAGGTACCCggcgggcaggttcctgacggaatcttGTTGGCTCGTCTtcccatgcagttggtgggctaagtcgctcaccagctcttgggttatcggaggCTACCCTTCGATTCCCGTCCCCGTTCGGGggttgagcttctggtttgataaaccgaggctgatgttctgcccccggatgggaaggatactcctgctccGGCCCCAaaatcaggcggcggaggaggtaagcgagtgctccggtcagcaatctggctgggtgtggagctggttgtcgctacgttacttcccatagcactggtaataggtgggttaaacacgggagctgccccagtatgaggtgtctggaaggcagatccccgtccttccggagcagtgttatcaggggaaaagtctaaacgtcctcgggggaatgaggatctgtcaatcgatctcggaaaaTGACCctcggagcttgacgttgcggtggttaggttgttgtgtctagagatcttgttatctcttcgaatcgttgctgtcgaacagctagctgatgcatcgtacgctcactttcctgagctttgtttactagttgcatcatcatctgacgaatctcagaaagctgagcctccgtttgattcggaacggcttgctgctgaggattctcggtgattggAAGCCCGGGGACGGTTCCACTTGTCGATCTCGGGTTAGTAGCTCCGGTTAcagtctggctcgttcgagcgttaATCGAAAGCTGTTgtccagatcggtggtcgccacgtcgaggttCTGAGGTTACAAGGGTAGAGCCtccatcgttcggtgagccatcgctctgaatcgggaggttaaggtcagacggatttgttgtctgatcggtaggattcatcctcaagttagggtaagggattcgattgtttcttccccacagtcggcgccaattgtgagagactaaactcacctcctgattttaggtcaggttatagtttaggaaaggatTAGGAAAATATAATCGTgagctgaatcccgtaagaacttgtagaatgaatgatgatttgtattgataatgtgataaaagaatggttacaaaagatgtttctcttgatgattacaaatataataaactgCTCTAGAGATGATATGAATAATCGTGAAAATGAATAAGGGTCGAATCCCTTCCTTAgtcctcgaccttctctttaaatagtcttggacttcctttgattgtcttcaactgatttccgagatcctctccgtttattgaggaatccgcaacagcttcccctttgaccgggtcatgTGCTCCTTCTGTTGTGATATGAGCTTCCTCTTTATCGTCGAAGATTGCCTttagcttccagcctccggctccGTAGTAAACCTTAGCTCAGGTCGACGATATGTATTGGACTTTGTCGCGACTCAATACTTGTTTTGGTTCTAACGTCAGCTAACgagccatattcgggcccaacaacGGTGTTGGATGTTCGATCATGTGTACTTTGTGTATCCGATGATAGGTCGAGGTATTCAGGCTGCGAATCATTGACTTTGTTTGTGTGCAACTCGTAGTACGCCATTGCGGACTATATCGCGTTTACTGCCTCTTGTGGCTTTGCTTTTGTTTGAATATATGTTTAGAAAACATGCGGTCTTAGAGTATTTCTGCATTGACTTGGTTTAACATGCATGATTTCGTGGTTGGGACCTTTTAGTGATGATTTGGATTTTGTTTGTGATTTTCCATGATTCGgtatagataatatatatttgcttCTTCTAGGGAAAGGGATATACTAGCCCTTGAAGTAGTTCGAGATCGTTTGAAGTCAGTCGTTCAACGGCTCTTTTCATAATGAAGTGGATGGATTTTTCACTCAAGGAGTGTGGAGTACAAGGATTGAGTTTTCTTCATGCCTCTCTGGTATTTTCGTCTCGATCCGCTTGATATCATGCTCGATATATTTNNNNNNNNNNNNNNNNNNNNNNNNNNNNNNNNNNNNNNNNNNNNNNNNNNNNNNNNNNNNNNNNNNNNNNNNNNNNNNNNNNNNNNNNNNNNNNNNNNNNCTGGAGGCACAATAAGAGCTTGTTCAAAAGCTCACTATCGATCTGAGAGTGTAACGTTTCATTGGCTCTATGGCCTTAGTTCTTTACGAATTGTGTTGGGCGATCTTCTTGAAGAGTCGAGCTCGGCCACTGAGCTGCTAAGGTTCCTTGGATATATGGTTCATTGTTTTCGTGGAACAAGATGCATTTCCGGTTCCTCGAGCTTCTGATGTCCATCGGAGTCGGAGATCGAACTTGATGCCTTTATCGGAGAAGGGCGACTTATCGATCCTTCGTGTTTCACGAGCTCGTTAGAGGTCGAGTTTGTCTATTTTCTATTTCAGATGTAAGATCTGTACTTTCTTAACGATAGTCGGATCTGTGTTTCATACAGTTCGTACCTGCGTCATAAGGGTTTCAGGAGCTCGATAGCTCGAGGGATTTTCGTGTTGTCTTCGGTTGGTCAAATTGATTGAAGCGCGAACTGGTAGGCTTTCGCGTTCGAGCTGGCCGAGCCAATCTTTGCCCAGTCTATCGAGACTCGGGCTGTGGTGGTTTGATTTGGATCGTGGTGCTGTAGAGATGCTTCTAGATTTATTTCGTTTTGTTTTAAACGACTTATTAAAGTTCGTTAAGCGAGTCCTTAGCTCTGAGATTGGTCAATGAGAGTGGTGAGAACGCATCGTAGATCGTCCTCCTCTTCAAGATTATGTTCTGTCAGATCATTCTTTTTCGTTAGTCTTGAGGCAGACGTTAGTTTCGTTGTCTCGAGTGAGGCGGTGTCTTTACTGGTCTCGAGCGAGAGATGTCGGGTTCATCAGATTCGAACTAGATGTCTTTTATAGACACTAGTAACGGGTTATTGGAACTCGAGGTGGCAAAAGACGCTCCTATAAGGTCATCTATCACGTTGGAGATCTTTGTTCTTGAACACACGTTGAAACGTATTGGAGAAAGGAACATGACGGACTTCGTAACTCCGTTGAGCAGGAGGAACTCTTGCATCTGTCTTGTGATGAGCTGTCTCTATAGAAAGAACGTGTTGATATCTTTATGGATGTAGTTATTTGGTGGGAATGTGTGATTCAGGTTGCAATCCTTAATCCCACGAGCTATTTTCCCCGCAAGGTTGGAATGTCGTTTGGATGTGACCATACAAGCTGATATGAACTTGCAGCGGCTGATCCTAATATGATCTGAAGACTTGGTAAGAATCGTCTTCCTTCTTGTTCCACCAACCACGTGGtggagaaaaatatatatttttaataacagaAACGCGTTATTTGTTGTCGTCTCTCTTGCTCGACGCGAGGTCTTTTATGTGTATCTTGTTCTCTTATCGGGTACCGAGACATATTGGCGTGGTAAGAGAAACATGTCTATGTCATCAGTCTTGACACAAGAAAAAATCTGAAGTATCTGATCATATAAATCCGTTTAATAAATAGGATGATGATGAATCTTTGTAAGCCCAGAAGTGGGAAATGAATCTTTGTGGCCTAGAGATCGTGAGTGGGGgctttcttcttttctggaAAGTGAGGATGATCCTCGGCTTTGGCCAATGCAAAGACTTAATTGCTTTATGAATTGATCATAAATGAAAGACATTTTTCCTTCTCGTTCATCGTATCCATGGTGGAGAGAATCATTTaatcattatataaatataatgattCTTTAATAGCTACTGCTCTTCTTCTTTGGAAAGTAGAGAAGTCAACTCATGCAAAGGTGTCTACCTTTTAGCTCTGAGCTTTGGAGGGCTCCACTTCTTCCTGTTCATCAAACGGTGGTGAAGGTTTCTATGGCGGTGATAACGTTTACGGTTTCTTCGTTGGCATTGCTCCGCCCGAGAGATCTCCGTCTTGAGTGAGAAACCATTCCGtaacaaatatataacatatttggGGACTCTTACATGTTTCAATACGATCTTGTATATCATATCTGCTTAGGGAGAAGAAAGTCTTGCTTTTGTTGGGTACGGAGACGTAACCCAATTCGTCAAAGCAAGGTAAAGGAGTTGCCTTTTAGGAGCTCGTGGAGTTGTGTCATTCCTATAATAATGGTTAAAACAAGAAATCATGTTTGTGTTTTGAGGTCACGAGCTTAACGGTTTCGTTTCATGGAGAGTGGAGAATTCTTGTTTCGTGATGTCTCCTCGATCTCTCATACTGAGATATTGGGAATCGGGTGTGATGTCGGGTCTCTAATGAAAACATGGTTTTTTTCGTGTTCATATACGAACGTCATTTTTGAGTTAAAACAAATCATATTAATGAATAATATGATAGTTCGGCATGTAATATTTTATGGTCGTGAGAGATTGAGCTCTCATAAATTCCATAGTTGAATGACGATCAAGAGAGGAGGAGATTGTATTCCTCGTTCTCCATCCCATGAGTTCTTGTTCGTTTTAGGTGGAAGAGAATGGGGTTTGTCCTCTCCTCCGCAAGATGCTCGGTCTCAACAAATACATCTCcgtatttcttttgtttaaacaTCGACGACTGCCTTTTTCTTCTTCCCGGCGATTCATAGATGGAGAAAGCTTTAATGGCCTTTGTTTTTTAAGCGGGAGAGATCTGGTGACAAATCTGGGTCCAATAATTAGTTGCCCCCCAGTCCTTCGAGTGAGGAGACGAGGTTGAAGGACGAGAAGTCAGCTTTCCTCTACTGGTGACGTCGCAAGGAATACTCTCTTCTACTCCTTTTTCAGTCAATATGAGATCGAGTCTAACGTAGTTTATTATTAATCTCTAAAGGGACGTCGGTTGTATCAGTCTTAAGTGAGACATCAGTTTTGTTTTGAGCGAGACGTTTTCTCGATCGGTATCTCGTCAGATCAAATACCATAGAAGAGTTTGTCTTTATTCGTTGGCACAATCAAAGTATGATTTCGTCATAGGGAAAAGCGGTTTTAGCTCTCGAGCTCCAACGGCGAGCTCTCTTTCAGTCCTTTCGATCAGCGGAGTTCGgactatttattttttcttcgtCGATGTTGTTCCGTGAGACAAAGGCGCTTGTAGTTGTAGTTCTCCAGCTTGCGAGCTTCTCGTTCATGGTCGAGTGGATAGTAACCTTAGTTCAAGTCTCCTATGACTCGATTTATAGTCATCTCGAGTGAGACATTGATTTCGTTGTTTTGAGCGAGCTGTTTTCTTCATCGATCTTGAGCAAGATAACAGCGTCATCGGTCTCGAGAGACACATCGACTTCGTTGTATTGAGCGgggtatttttttttgcatcgaTCTTGAGCAAGATATCAGCTTCATCGTCTTTAGAGAGACTTTGGTTTCGTCGTCTTGTAAAAGGATCGATTACCTCCATGGACGAACACGCCATTGGATGGAGATCAAGGAGCAGAGGGTTCGCCGCTTTGATTATTAGGCTCGGcgcactacaagaaatatgagtATTGGTAGCAGTTCACGGTAGCACGAATTCACAAAGTGCTACGAAAACAAGTTGAATCCGATACCCGACCTTTTTATAGCGTTATTTAAACGCTaatgaaaaatttcattaacccgggaaaaagaataaaaatacattaatagcGGTAAAAAGTGTCGGGTTTAGCTCTTtagcttatgtttttttttttacttttcctcatcttctccttcgATTAGTAACCATCGACGAGGCAAAACAGTGAAGCCTCAGCTCGAATCCGACATTTCTCGAAGATCTTCTCCGCTGTGGTGTTATTGTTGCCGGCGGTCAGATTACAGGTGAAACCCAATTTCGATTTTGTCTGTCTGAACCCTAGAttaagtttttagattttggccGATTAATTTCTTTAAGTTCTTTCCACTTTTACAATTTTATGATTTCGATTTGGGGACATGAGGATTAGAGGTTATCAATTCCAATTTCGATTTGAGGACATGAGGATAGAGATTATCAATTTCAATTTCGATTTGAGGATATGAGGATTAGAGATTTTCAAATCAGTTTCGGATTCGATATCGTGAGGACTGAagtttgattctttttgtgGCGATTAcgatttgattttttgtttgttctgttttgatttGCAGGTTTGAGCTTATCTCTAGAGTGAAGTCGTTTATTGAGgtaatttttttgttgacaatttttttgttgattgttttTTGATTGTGTGAGTTTTAGTATCTGAATGTTTGACGATTGAATAGTTTATTGCTGCTTATGTGAATGACAATGTGTGTGTTTGGTGTTTGACATACtgttatgttttttgtttgttggttATGGGTGAGAAACTTAGAGCATAAAAATGGTGGAAAAGGCATGTGTTCATCTAAACAggcaatgaaaaaaaaaatattatagttactGATTTTTGTGTGATGAAAAGAGTTTAATTTATGCTTTCATGTGTGATTCAGAGCTGATCCTGGTTATGAGAGAGGTGCGGGGGAGTTTGTGAGGTGTGTGGGTGCAGATATAGCAGAGTCTGAGCTGATCATTTGCCCATGCGCAGACTGTCGCAATGTTGATCGTCACTCAGCCGGTGTTGTTGTTGATCATCTAGTGACTAAGGGAATGGATATGAGTTACAAGATGCGTGAGGATTGGTATCATCATGGAGAAGTATTATCAGGGGCTGGCTGTAGAAGCGATGCAAGTGATAGGAACAGAGAGATTTTAGGGTTATATCAAGCAGCTGAGTTTCTCGATGAAGATTTTGTTAGGCAGCGTAATGTAAGTGAGGTTGCTGAAGGTGAAGATAAGGCAGAAGATGAGTTTCTTGCTAAGCTAGCAGATGCAGAAACACCTATGTATCCAAGTTGTGCTAACCACAGCAAGTTCTCGGCGATAGTTTCCCTCTTTAGGATAAAGACAGAGAGTGGTTGGCCTGATAGAAGCTTTGATAGGTTGCTTGAGACTTTGCCACAGATGCTACCAGAGGATAATGTCTTGCACTCATCATTGTATGAAGTGAAAAGGTTTCTGAAATCTTTTGATATGGGTTATGAGAAATTGTGGAAACTCTCTGCATGTTTGAGAGGTTTTTTCCTCCAAGTTTCTTCGATATAATGGTGCATTTGGTAGTTCATCTAGGCAGGGAAGCTCGGTTATGTGGACCTGTCCATTTCCGTTGGATGTACCCATTTGAGAGGTATAACTTATATCGTAGAAGTTGTCATCTTATGGAGTCAATAATCATGGttctgaaattttaataaattttatcttatgCAGGTATATGAAAGTGCTGAAAGACTTCGTAAGAAATCCTGCAAGACCAGAGGGTTGTATTGCGGAGGCGTATCTCGCAGAGAAATGCGTGAGGTTCTGCAGTGAGTTCTTGAAAAAGACAACAAGTGTTGAGGAGAACACTGATCGTAATGCTGAGTTTGAGAGCAGCTCAATTCTAGAGGGCTGTCCAATATCCGCAGGAACTTCTTGTATTCTTTCTCAGAAGTACTTGAACATTGTACATCTCTCTGTGATTCAGAACATGGCAAGCGTGGATCCTTATGTGGAGTAAGTCTTGAATTTTTTAATCCTTTTGAAAACCCTACTGCTAAGTGCTTCTACACTGAggttttgtaaataatttttcatgTGTTCCATTTGCAGCATGCACCTACAACATCTACAGGACACTAATGAGAGATGTAGACGTGATGCAACAACATTATGGAGAACCCATACGCAGAAATTTTGCGACTTGGTTGAAAGAGCAGATACCAGTAACTTCAGAGGATCACGATGAAACACTGAAGTGGCTGGCCTATGGTCCTAAGGCAAGCTCAAGGTCTTTTAGTGGCTACATCATCAATGGTCTGCGGTTTCACACCATATCAGTTGATAGACAAACTCAGAACAGTGGTGTTCTGTATGAGGCAACAACAATGTGTCGTTCTAGTGCAAAAGACACTTCTCAGATGGTTGATTTAGTAAGTTACTATGGCAGAGTGGTGGAGATTATACTGATCGACTACAACACATTCTACATTCCTGTTTTCCGCTGTCTATGGGCAAACATAGGAAACAGAGTGAAGGTAGAAGATGGCTTCACACTAGTCAACCTGAACCAAAGCCAAATGGCTTTTGCTAGAGATCCATACATCCTCGCCTCACAAGCCAAGCAAGTATTTTATTCCAGAGTAGATGAGACATCCACTTGGTATGTAGCTATGAGAGGTCCTACAAGAAGATACACTGAAGAAGATTGTGAAGATGGTCATGCAGATGTTGTTCCATTGCCAGCAGTTGT from Raphanus sativus cultivar WK10039 chromosome 8, ASM80110v3, whole genome shotgun sequence includes:
- the LOC108833764 gene encoding uncharacterized protein At3g60930, chloroplastic-like is translated as MDPPKEGSGETGISASGKRLMKVKQEIGEKMKRDKKEAKDSIAGRVSKRVKKKDASGGSASVGPHSPSSLKIQEVVNLMVQAYGQKELARVCSSDETPETAPEGWFCIHEKYISKCHLRFPLPDLLLDLLDHYQLALSQLCPSVIRVINGFITRAKEEGVAVGLSELMSLYTIKESSSKDGGSGTYYLPCRPRLGLFKSSGSDDDWRKKYFYVKIDPTTVPVGRALSVIWSDISDIEDPPKLTDKLSRALFRKLYQSPNTWASFTISRIGSARFPEQYNASDKTQGGAFLSSLKEVLDDGSSVPVRDVNPVETRAQDVVPRPEIPPVDVNPQAARDPSEVEPPRNKRSRTDLGDRPARSSSSSSRGGTVGWNFTHSKPESILDDPWGLATIMRHMKMVGCSMPSINGLTNKEEYVEIAHHMGQLAGAINRAQLRFEETVNGAPSAGDLAQATELFKTTKMELDLARARVSELEAEVGRLGLKADTQQGKLESQAIDIRVKNRKINELEAACRVAKHQVQEMIASSHLSQRNKEAEVKLAVRKGKKEVADAYNKILTSVKEKFVKKKDETDALIYVQELQANTELLKDLLSKEIENAEEEYHRLMVLIPEAAAAYEKAQVSDFSVSKLPIPQFSESSGTFEINMFNPAFSGEYGSNLGSVSPDLVPVETTPGGVDQDAEVEASAKEGDPIEKDKDDEADPGSKEG